In Acidimicrobiia bacterium, a genomic segment contains:
- a CDS encoding PIN domain-containing protein: MFVEGVRLFMVVLGTAAGFWVARSFGATGSGLEGLGGMLGCLAGYVGGGVVGRLLDRALGAAERRAARLPAAQVVAGALGAFGGGMVSLLIGIPIVVLVPDGLGIALAGLLVWISLWLGFRVVGARSAAMFEMLGLSSRPLVRAQAYDAHDGLLLDSSVIMDGQLLGLARAGLLGGDLMVPHFVLSEVQGFADGSDDTKARRAHRGLETLEVIKRDGPVRVYVVDDEVPEMADVDAKLAALARRLELRLLTNDAALARIAELQGVVTVNLRRLAVELAPTIMPGDFVRVFVNKRGRERDQGVGQLEDGSMVVVNGGVSLVGGPEVSLQVTSVVPTAMGRIVFTSVDEHIDRVAAHKP, translated from the coding sequence ATGTTCGTCGAAGGCGTGCGGCTCTTCATGGTCGTCCTCGGGACGGCCGCGGGGTTCTGGGTCGCCCGCAGCTTCGGCGCGACCGGCTCGGGTCTCGAGGGTCTCGGCGGGATGCTCGGCTGTCTCGCGGGCTACGTCGGCGGTGGTGTCGTCGGCCGCCTGCTCGACCGCGCGCTCGGCGCCGCGGAGCGCCGCGCCGCGCGGCTCCCGGCCGCCCAGGTCGTCGCCGGCGCGCTCGGCGCCTTCGGTGGCGGCATGGTCTCGCTGCTCATCGGTATCCCGATCGTGGTGCTCGTGCCCGACGGGCTCGGCATCGCGCTCGCGGGACTGCTCGTGTGGATCTCGCTGTGGCTCGGCTTCCGCGTCGTCGGTGCGCGCAGCGCCGCGATGTTCGAGATGCTCGGCCTGTCGAGCCGGCCGCTGGTGCGCGCCCAGGCATACGACGCGCACGACGGACTGCTACTCGACTCCTCGGTGATCATGGACGGTCAGCTGCTCGGCCTCGCGCGCGCGGGTCTGCTCGGCGGAGACCTCATGGTCCCGCACTTCGTCCTCTCGGAGGTGCAGGGCTTCGCCGACGGATCCGACGACACCAAGGCGCGCCGTGCGCACCGCGGCCTCGAGACGCTCGAGGTCATCAAGCGCGACGGACCCGTCCGCGTCTACGTCGTCGACGACGAGGTGCCCGAGATGGCCGACGTCGACGCCAAGCTCGCCGCGCTCGCCCGCCGCCTCGAGTTGCGGCTGCTCACGAACGACGCCGCGCTCGCGCGCATCGCGGAGCTCCAGGGCGTCGTCACCGTGAACCTGCGCCGGCTCGCGGTCGAGCTCGCGCCCACGATCATGCCCGGCGACTTCGTGCGCGTCTTCGTCAACAAGCGGGGCCGCGAGCGCGACCAGGGTGTCGGTCAGCTCGAGGACGGCTCGATGGTCGTCGTGAATGGCGGCGTCTCGCTCGTCGGCGGTCCCGAGGTCTCGCTCCAGGTGACCTCGGTCGTGCCCACCGCGATGGGCCGTATCGTCTTCACGAGCGTCGACGAGCACATCGACCGCGTCGCGGCGCACAAACCCTGA